A region from the Aquimarina sp. ERC-38 genome encodes:
- a CDS encoding type IX secretion system membrane protein PorP/SprF, translating into MRTLLILGIAMLFSVFTYGQQEPQYSQYMYNMSTVNPGYVTNQTGMISTGLLYRKQWTSIPGSPQTANVFANIPLNEKIEVSVNYVNDNIGDAINVKNDFVNADVAYITRLSEKFRLSYGLKLGLNSLQVNALDSNVSDDPAFADNASQLNMTLGAGLFLFANNFYAGVSSPNLLPNDAELGEIGVAQSKTHLYAISGYIFDVSSDVKLKPSTVIKQVLDSPLTFDVSLNSLLFNRFELGVSYRYQDAFIALAGFSVTPNLKLGYSYDFSTSDLSGYNNGSHEIILLYNFDLLSFSKTFTSPRFY; encoded by the coding sequence ATGAGAACACTACTAATTTTAGGAATAGCCATGCTTTTTTCCGTCTTTACTTACGGACAACAAGAGCCTCAATATTCCCAGTATATGTACAATATGAGTACGGTTAATCCCGGATATGTAACTAATCAAACCGGAATGATTTCTACCGGATTATTGTATCGCAAACAGTGGACTTCCATACCGGGATCCCCGCAAACGGCGAATGTTTTTGCCAACATTCCTTTAAATGAAAAGATAGAAGTAAGTGTCAACTATGTAAATGACAATATAGGGGATGCTATCAATGTGAAGAATGATTTTGTAAATGCAGATGTTGCGTATATCACACGACTTTCTGAAAAGTTCAGATTATCCTACGGTCTTAAGCTTGGTTTAAATAGTCTTCAGGTAAATGCTTTGGATTCTAATGTAAGTGATGATCCTGCCTTTGCAGACAACGCCTCCCAACTTAATATGACCTTAGGTGCCGGATTATTCTTGTTTGCTAATAATTTCTATGCTGGAGTTTCATCTCCTAATTTATTACCGAATGATGCGGAGTTAGGAGAAATTGGAGTTGCACAATCAAAAACGCATCTCTATGCGATTAGTGGTTATATCTTTGATGTGAGTAGTGATGTAAAACTAAAACCCTCTACGGTTATTAAACAAGTTTTAGACTCTCCGCTGACCTTTGATGTCTCTTTAAATTCTTTGTTGTTTAATCGTTTTGAACTTGGAGTTTCGTACCGGTATCAGGATGCTTTTATTGCCCTGGCAGGTTTTTCAGTAACCCCAAATTTAAAGCTAGGCTATTCCTATGATTTTAGCACCAGTGATTTAAGTGGTTATAACAACGGAAGCCATGAAATTATATTACTCTATAATTTTGATTTATTGAGTTTTAGCAAAACGTTTACTTCACCTAGATTCTACTAG